The window ACCTGGAAGATAAGTCGGACCGCAGGGTGGAGTTCATCCATGCGGCATTGATGGAAATGCAGGATGAGTTATTGAAGATTGGTTCCACCATGGATGTTCGCTACGGCTTTCCAAAGGAGGTGTACGCACAACTCCTGAAGGAGTACAAGGTGCAAAAAGTATATACCAATCATGACTACGAACCCTATGCACAGGAACGCGATGCGGAAGTAGCGGCAATAATAGAAGGCAATGGGGGAAGCTTCCATCATTTCAAGGACCAGGTAATATTTGAGAAGGGTGAGGTGGTAAAGGATGACGGTAAGCCCTACACGGTTTTTACGCCTTACAGCAGGAGATGGAAGGCGACCCTTAATGAATTCTACCTGAAGTCCTATCCAACGGAAAAATATTTCGGTGCATTCCTGAAGCAGGTGCCGAGGGCATTGCCCTCACTGGATTCCCTGGGATTCCAGGAGGTGGCGAAACCTTTCCCCTCCAGGGAATTGGATGAAGAGTTGGTCAGGAAGTACAGCGACCAACGGGATATCCCATCTATCCAGGGAACCTCCCGGTTGGGTGTGCATTTGCGGTTTGGGACCATCAGTATCAGGGAGCTGGCCAGAAGGGCAGGGGCATTGAATGAGACCTTCCTGAATGAATTGATCTGGCGGGATTTTTACCACATGATCCTGGCGAATTTCCCGCAGGTGGGGAAGGGAATGGCATTCAAGCCGGAGTATGACCAGATCAAATGGCGCAATGATGAAGGGGAGTTCAGGCGCTGGTGTGAGGGAACTACAGGATACCCGATCGTTGATGCCGGGATGAGGGAATTGAATGCCACCGGGTTCATGCATAACCGCGTAAGGATGATCGTGGCTTCCTTCCTTACCAAGCACCTCCTGATCGATTGGCGCTGGGGAGAAGCCTATTTCGCGAAGAAACTCCTGGATTTTGATTTTGCCGCAAACAATGGTGGCTGGCAGTGGGCCGCGGGTAGTGGTTGCGATGCCGCCCCTTACTTCAGGGTATTCAATCCCTATTTGCAAACACAGAAGTTCGACCCCAAACTACAGTATATCCGTCAATGGGTGCCGGAGTTTGAAGGATTCGGTTATCCGAAGCCGATAGTTGAGCATGATTTCGCCAGGAAGCGTTGCCTGGAAGTGTATAGCGCCACCCTTAAGCGCTGAAGGTTCAGCTGTTCAGTGCATGGTAAGTTTCGATTAATTGCCCAACGGCCTGGTGCCCTTTTTCGCCAAGCGCCAGGGAATAGTCGTTTACATACAAGTTGATGTGTTGCCGCATTACTTCTTCACTCATTTCCTGTGCATGGTTACGTATAAAGTCCGACAGGCCGGGGTATTGGCTCCAACTGTAACGGATGCTTTCTGTAATTAGGCTGTCCACCTCATTGACTATGGCCGGGTCAATGGTTTTTTTAGCAACGATGCCCCCTAATGGTATAGGGCAATGCAATACTTTTTCCCAATGGTCGCCCAGGTCGATCAATTTGTGTAAGCCTTTCTGTGCGTAGGTAAACCTGTTCTCGTGAATGATGACCCCTGCATCGACCGTACCATGCAGGACCGCTTCTTCTATTTCATGAAACACCATAAAGGTCTTGTTGCGTGCAGCCGGAAAGGCCATGGAGAAAAGCATATGGGCAGTAGTGTTCCTGCCGGGAATGCCAATACGCAGATCGGGCACTTTTTCCAATGGGATATCCGTTTTGGCGATTAACAGCGGTCCCACGCCTGAGCCAAGCGCGCCGCCGGATTCCAGCAGCCTGTATTGCCCGCTGACCAGGGGATACACGCCATAGCTGATCTTGCTGAAGTCCAGCTTCCCTGCCAAAGCCCATTCGTTCAGGGTTTGCACATCTTCCATCAGTACCTCAAAGGAAAGTCCATGGGTATTGATCTTGCCATTTACCAGGGCATCGAAGATAAAAGTATCGTTCGGGCAGGGGGAAAAACCAAGGGTAAACTTCATAATCTTCGCTTAGAGTGATTCCAACAGACGGATCAGTTCTTTGTTCAGGTTCTGGATGGCATCGTTGAGTTTCCACTTCTTCTTATTGCGTTCCCCGATGTAGTTGGAGATGGCCCTGACCTGGAGAAAGGGTATGTGTTCCATAAGGCAGACATAGTGCAGGGACGCCCCTTCCATCGATTCCAGGTTGGCCTTGAATTTTTCGGCATAATGGGCTGCCCTTTTTTTGTTGGTGGTGATCTCATTAACGGTGATGCCGGTGGCTTTTTTCAGCCTGGTCCTCTTCACCAGGTTGGTGTAGGGGTTGGGAAGCATCCCTTTCTTGTAGGGGTCTTCGTTCTTGCCCTGCAGGTCGAGGTCAAAAATGTCCTTGAAAGACCTTTCCTCTTCTACTCCCTGGTCGGCGAATACATCCTGTTTTACAGCGAAGACCGATCCCAGTGGTGTTTCGGGGTCAAAGCTCCCTGCTACTCCTGCCTGTATGACCAGGTCGGGCTTTTTGTGCTGCAGGTAACGGGTAATGGCATAGGTGGCGGCATTACTTCCCACCCCAGTGATCAGGATGTCGATGTCGAAGTCGATATGCTCCAGTTTTTCCGTAGTGCAAAGGTGGTCGGTAAAAGGGGCTATTTCCTGGGGGGTGGCGGCTACCAATAAACAATGCATGGGGATCAGATTTACAGGCAAATGTCGCAAATCCTT is drawn from Flavihumibacter rivuli and contains these coding sequences:
- the mqnB gene encoding futalosine hydrolase encodes the protein MHCLLVAATPQEIAPFTDHLCTTEKLEHIDFDIDILITGVGSNAATYAITRYLQHKKPDLVIQAGVAGSFDPETPLGSVFAVKQDVFADQGVEEERSFKDIFDLDLQGKNEDPYKKGMLPNPYTNLVKRTRLKKATGITVNEITTNKKRAAHYAEKFKANLESMEGASLHYVCLMEHIPFLQVRAISNYIGERNKKKWKLNDAIQNLNKELIRLLESL
- a CDS encoding 1,4-dihydroxy-6-naphthoate synthase; amino-acid sequence: MKFTLGFSPCPNDTFIFDALVNGKINTHGLSFEVLMEDVQTLNEWALAGKLDFSKISYGVYPLVSGQYRLLESGGALGSGVGPLLIAKTDIPLEKVPDLRIGIPGRNTTAHMLFSMAFPAARNKTFMVFHEIEEAVLHGTVDAGVIIHENRFTYAQKGLHKLIDLGDHWEKVLHCPIPLGGIVAKKTIDPAIVNEVDSLITESIRYSWSQYPGLSDFIRNHAQEMSEEVMRQHINLYVNDYSLALGEKGHQAVGQLIETYHALNS
- a CDS encoding cryptochrome/photolyase family protein; this encodes MHSSPVAIMWFRRDLRLKDNAALYHALTSGLPVVPVFIFDRNILDDLEDKSDRRVEFIHAALMEMQDELLKIGSTMDVRYGFPKEVYAQLLKEYKVQKVYTNHDYEPYAQERDAEVAAIIEGNGGSFHHFKDQVIFEKGEVVKDDGKPYTVFTPYSRRWKATLNEFYLKSYPTEKYFGAFLKQVPRALPSLDSLGFQEVAKPFPSRELDEELVRKYSDQRDIPSIQGTSRLGVHLRFGTISIRELARRAGALNETFLNELIWRDFYHMILANFPQVGKGMAFKPEYDQIKWRNDEGEFRRWCEGTTGYPIVDAGMRELNATGFMHNRVRMIVASFLTKHLLIDWRWGEAYFAKKLLDFDFAANNGGWQWAAGSGCDAAPYFRVFNPYLQTQKFDPKLQYIRQWVPEFEGFGYPKPIVEHDFARKRCLEVYSATLKR